The Henckelia pumila isolate YLH828 unplaced genomic scaffold, ASM3356847v2 CTG_461:::fragment_3, whole genome shotgun sequence genome window below encodes:
- the LOC140871592 gene encoding syntaxin-22-like, translated as MSFQDLESGRGLGSTRRGIVNGKQDPTQAVASGIFQINTAVSTFQRLVNTLGTAKDTPELREKLHKTRLHIGQLVKDTSDKLKLASENDHRVEVSASKKITDAKLAKDFQAVLKEFQKAQRLAAERETAYTPFASHAVLPSSYTAGEIDASSDKSPEQRALLVESKRQDILLLDNEIAFNEAIIDEREQGIQEIQQQIGEVNEIFKDLAVLVHEQGVMIDDIGSNIEGSHAATSQGKSQLVKAAKTQRSNSSLTCLLLVIFGIVLLIVIVVLAA; from the exons ATGAGTTTTCAGGATCTCGAATCGGGCAGGGGGCTGGGGTCGACGAGGAGGGGTATCGTGAATGGGAAGCAGGATCCGACGCAGGCCGTTGCTTCTGGAATATTCCAGATCAACACCGCTGTCTCCACCTTCCAACGCCTCGTCAACACCCTCGGTACTGCCAAGGACACGCCCGAGCTCCGTGAAAAGCT GCATAAAACCCGCCTACACATAGGTCAGTTAGTGAAGGATACTTCAGATAAGCTTAAGCTAGCAAGTGAAAATGACCATCGTGTGGAAGTCAGT GCTAGCAAGAAAATTACAGATGCAAAACTTGCTAAAGATTTTCAAGCTGTATTAAAAGAATTTCAGAAGGCACAACGGCTTGCTGCTGAGAGGGAGACAGCATATACTCCTTTTGCCAGTCATGCAGTGCTTCCTTCTAG CTACACGGCTGGTGAAATTGATGCAAGTTCAGATAAGAGTCCGGAACAGCGAGCTCTTCTTGTTGAATCTAAAAG ACAAGATATTTTACTGCTGGACAATGAGATCGCATTCAACGAGGCCATCATAGATGAAAGAGAACAGGGTATACAGGAAATACAACAACAAATTGGTGAAGTAAATGAAATTTTCAAAGACCTTGCTGTGCTTGTTCATGAGCAAGGAGTTATGATTG ATGATATTGGCTCCAACATTGAGGGTTCTCATGCTGCAACCTCTCAGGGAAAATCCCAACTTGTCAAAGCAGCCAAGACCCAGAGGTCAAATTCATCTTTG ACTTGCTTGTTGCTCGTGATTTTTGGCATTGTGCTTCTCATTGTGATTGTAGTACTCGCAGCCTAG